A single genomic interval of Camelina sativa cultivar DH55 chromosome 11, Cs, whole genome shotgun sequence harbors:
- the LOC104724860 gene encoding uncharacterized protein LOC104724860 isoform X1, with translation MGEAIPKEVKDLWDKWNIRGLVILSLALQTFLVLLSPNRKRTHRRFFRLLIWSAYLLANWAAEYAVGQISDNQGSEPQPKNTDLLAFWATFLLLHLGGPDTITALAIEDNDLWLRSLFALVCQGTVTLYVFLLSIPNNLLVPTSLMLVAGVIKYVERIQALRGASLETFKNSMLEDPDPGPDYARLMEEFSVRKMLREPTQIVRIEEVEKGQRPKVLVRPPNKLTDLEAVQYAYKYFNIFKGLVVDLMFNSQSEQLNNSKVFFLSLDTPEETLSVLEVELSFIYGTFYTKVNILHTWIGISFRFMALASLVSSLCIFVTAKKSEYNRFNVDLTYVLLISGIAVDFVAIFIFCVSDWTFARFKKPKEDEDRKDTLVDVVFNSILSFRKLKWKACDCSHRKKGSKCEVLDRKFIFRRWSEYIYSYNLIEYSLGLKSSTIHNTDGWIHRFFDAFIQSLWINVAVKYTIRGISFCFKNMKHEIDLARSWLNELIVQSSTDNRKLYYALSPLKLFLRFWFGIPVIYYVLDFFGISDQLNRVIYTSSDRITKQMWEFIFKEVKRRSEAADRAETASDIYSTRGEWVLHDILN, from the coding sequence ATGGGTGAGGCAATACCGAAGGAAGTGAAGGATCTGTGGGACAAATGGAACATACGTGGTCTGGTGATTCTCAGTCTTGCTCTTCAGACATTCCTGGTTCTTCTCTCACCAAACAGAAAACGAACTCACCGCCGTTTTTTCCGGTTGCTCATTTGGTCGGCGTATCTTTTAGCCAACTGGGCAGCAGAGTACGCCGTGGGACAGATCTCAGACAATCAAGGAAGCGAACCGCAACCCAAAAACACCGATCTCTTAGCTTTCTGGGCAACCTTCCTTCTCTTACACCTCGGTGGTCCTGACACTATCACAGCTCTTGCTATTGAGGACAATGACCTCTGGCTCAGGAGCTTGTTCGCTCTTGTTTGTCAAGGAACCGTCACTCTATAcgtctttcttctctcaatacCAAACAATCTTTTGGTACCCACATCGCTCATGCTCGTAGCCGGAGTCATCAAGTATGTAGAGAGGATACAAGCATTGCGTGGAGCGAGTCTTGAAACCTTCAAGAACTCGATGCTCGAGGATCCTGATCCTGGACCGGATTACGCAAGGCTCATGGAGGAGTTTTCAGTTAGGAAGATGCTTAGAGAACCTACCCAAATAGTTAGGATCGAGGAGGTCGAGAAAGGTCAACGACCCAAGGTTTTAGTGAGGCCACCTAACAAGCTGACAGATCTCGAGGCTGTCCAGTACGCTTACAAGTACTTCAATATCTTTAAAGGCCTTGTGGTTGATCTCATGTTTAACTCGCAATCTGAGCAGTTGAACAACAGCAAAGTATTCTTCCTCTCACTAGACACACCAGAGGAAACTTTGAGTGTTTTAGAGGTGGAGCTTAGTTTCATCTATGGCACCTTTTACACCAAAGTTAACATTCTCCATACTTGGATTGGAATATCTTTCCGGTTCATGGCCTTAGCATCACTTGTCTCATCCCTCTGCATTTTCGTAACAGCCAAGAAATCTGAATACAACAGATTCAATGTGGACCTAACGTACGTCTTACTCATCAGTGGAATAGCAGTTGATTTTGTTGCTATTTTCATCTTCTGTGTCTCTGATTGGACATTTGCAAGATTTAAGAAGCCAAAGGAGGATGAGGATCGTAAGGACACCCTGGTCGATGTAGTATTCAACTCAATCCTAAGTTTTAGGAAGTTGAAGTGGAAGGCATGCGATTGTTCCCACAGAAAAAAAGGCAGCAAATGTGAGGTTCTTGATAGAAAATTCATATTTCGTAGATGGTCTGAatacatatattcatataacCTGATTGAGTACTCTCTTGGACTAAAATCTTCGACCATCCACAATACTGACGGATGGATTCACAGATTCTTTGACGCTTTCATTCAATCATTATGGATTAATGTTGCCGTCAAATATACCATCCGAGGGATCAGCTTCTGTTTCAAGAACATGAAACATGAGATTGATCTTGCTCGCAGCTGGTTGAATGAGCTCATTGTTCAATCATCCACGGACAACAGGAAGTTGTATTATGCTCTTTCCCCTTTGAAGCTGTTTCTGAGATTCTGGTTTGGTATCCCTGTTATCTACTATGTCTTGGACTTCTTCGGCATCTCAGATCAGCTCAACCGGGTGATTTATACATCAAGTGATCGTATAACGAAACAAATGTGGGAGTTCATATTTAAAGAGGTTAAGCGAAGATCTGAAGCTGCTGATAGGGCAGAGACTGCCAGTGATATATACTCTACAAGGGGTGAGTGGGTGTTGCACGACATATTAAATTAG
- the LOC104724860 gene encoding uncharacterized protein LOC104724860 isoform X2 has translation MGEAIPKEVKDLWDKWNIRGLVILSLALQTFLVLLSPNRKRTHRRFFRLLIWSAYLLANWAAEYAVGQISDNQGSEPQPKNTDLLAFWATFLLLHLGGPDTITALAIEDNDLWLRSLFALVCQGTVTLYVFLLSIPNNLLVPTSLMLVAGVIKYVERIQALRGASLETFKNSMLEDPDPGPDYARLMEEFSVRKMLREPTQIVRIEEVEKGQRPKVLVRPPNKLTDLEAVQYAYKYFNIFKGLVVDLMFNSQSEQLNNSKVFFLSLDTPEETLSVLEVELSFIYGTFYTKVNILHTWIGISFRFMALASLVSSLCIFVTAKKSEYNRFNVDLTYVLLISGIAVDFVAIFIFCVSDWTFARFKKPKEDEDRKDTLVDVVFNSILSFRKLKWKACDCSHRKKGSKYSLTLSFNHYGLMLPSNIPSEGSASVSRT, from the exons ATGGGTGAGGCAATACCGAAGGAAGTGAAGGATCTGTGGGACAAATGGAACATACGTGGTCTGGTGATTCTCAGTCTTGCTCTTCAGACATTCCTGGTTCTTCTCTCACCAAACAGAAAACGAACTCACCGCCGTTTTTTCCGGTTGCTCATTTGGTCGGCGTATCTTTTAGCCAACTGGGCAGCAGAGTACGCCGTGGGACAGATCTCAGACAATCAAGGAAGCGAACCGCAACCCAAAAACACCGATCTCTTAGCTTTCTGGGCAACCTTCCTTCTCTTACACCTCGGTGGTCCTGACACTATCACAGCTCTTGCTATTGAGGACAATGACCTCTGGCTCAGGAGCTTGTTCGCTCTTGTTTGTCAAGGAACCGTCACTCTATAcgtctttcttctctcaatacCAAACAATCTTTTGGTACCCACATCGCTCATGCTCGTAGCCGGAGTCATCAAGTATGTAGAGAGGATACAAGCATTGCGTGGAGCGAGTCTTGAAACCTTCAAGAACTCGATGCTCGAGGATCCTGATCCTGGACCGGATTACGCAAGGCTCATGGAGGAGTTTTCAGTTAGGAAGATGCTTAGAGAACCTACCCAAATAGTTAGGATCGAGGAGGTCGAGAAAGGTCAACGACCCAAGGTTTTAGTGAGGCCACCTAACAAGCTGACAGATCTCGAGGCTGTCCAGTACGCTTACAAGTACTTCAATATCTTTAAAGGCCTTGTGGTTGATCTCATGTTTAACTCGCAATCTGAGCAGTTGAACAACAGCAAAGTATTCTTCCTCTCACTAGACACACCAGAGGAAACTTTGAGTGTTTTAGAGGTGGAGCTTAGTTTCATCTATGGCACCTTTTACACCAAAGTTAACATTCTCCATACTTGGATTGGAATATCTTTCCGGTTCATGGCCTTAGCATCACTTGTCTCATCCCTCTGCATTTTCGTAACAGCCAAGAAATCTGAATACAACAGATTCAATGTGGACCTAACGTACGTCTTACTCATCAGTGGAATAGCAGTTGATTTTGTTGCTATTTTCATCTTCTGTGTCTCTGATTGGACATTTGCAAGATTTAAGAAGCCAAAGGAGGATGAGGATCGTAAGGACACCCTGGTCGATGTAGTATTCAACTCAATCCTAAGTTTTAGGAAGTTGAAGTGGAAGGCATGCGATTGTTCCCACAGAAAAAAAGGCAGCAAAT ATTCTTTGACGCTTTCATTCAATCATTATGGATTAATGTTGCCGTCAAATATACCATCCGAGGGATCAGCTTCTGTTTCAAGAACATGA
- the LOC104724861 gene encoding uncharacterized protein LOC104724861, translating into MKLLRTQADYDQSILMWHIATELLYKTEKATSENECNREFSKILSDYMMYLLFVQPAMLSTVAGIDKTSFMEAVAEVKKSGEAKKFLKRKNREDIDLENVCNGILSSLGESRERKGRRHQRRNVLADASRLANALKQISGSTKWMIVSNVWVEMICYGATYCDPKQHVAQLSKGGEFISFVWLLMAHFGLGDQFQTTEENARARLIVAK; encoded by the coding sequence ATGAAACTTCTGCGCACTCAAGCAGACTATGATCAGAGCATTCTTATGTGGCATATTGCTACTGAGCTCTtatacaaaacagagaaagcaaCATCAGAGAATGAATGTAACCGGGAGTTCAGCAAAATCCTTTCAGATTACATGATGTACCTCTTATTCGTGCAGCCTGCTATGTTGTCAACAGTTGCAGGAATCGATAAGACAAGTTTTATGGAAGCTGTTGCAGAAGTTAAGAAGAGTGGAGAAGCTAAAAAGTTCTTGAAGAGGAAGAACCGTGAAGATATAGACCTAGAGAATGTATGCAATGGGATTTTATCTTCTCTTGGGGAGTCAAGGGAAAGAAAAGGGAGGAGACATCAACGCAGGAATGTGCTAGCTGATGCGAGTAGACTAGCAAATGCACTTAAGCAAATAAGTGGGAGCACAAAGTGGATGATAGTGAGCAATGTGTGGGTGGAGATGATTTGCTATGGAGCAACTTACTGTGACCCCAAACAACATGTAGCGCAACTAAGCAAAGGAGGTGAATTCATCAgctttgtttggttattgatggCTCATTTTGGTCTCGGAGACCAATTCCAGACCACAGAGGAGAATGCTAGAGCCAGACTCATTGTGGCCAAGTAA
- the LOC104724862 gene encoding uncharacterized protein LOC104724862, with amino-acid sequence MDVDSQPEPLRKLISFISQNLDSEQKTVHDSEFMTLVGQTLALKPEPELISLYYRQILSLDLFKDSDSDPESELVSLIFQLTLLNHSNSGYRLGVISLITQIISLVETMDLDSQPKEKSELLSLATQTISVFNSMDSDSQPEPLPELLLLISQASSPTNSRHLNWAFRTLVRETMCLDPEPELVSLIYQIFSLVISMYSKSRKFTFLCPQQQVRFENGKFHVVEEEVLWSSDDKWYCLPYNWENFGSTGEDATLFFCRGCNGKNHQDYDKAPVVIKHTLHPKHSLQFVMSQHDVRTRICYCCDEDLNKLFYYCSVCDLAIDLACVEKPPVLSIDHPKRHEHPLTLFPKHASLTCDVCGLSDSGCPFYICSPCGFVVHQKCANLPRVIKISRHPHRLSFSPWFDQGELACNVCERKIGKDYGCYSCIKEDCLFAVHPKCAIQSNVWDGVELEGVPEGEDDDDEGKPFVRISDGIIQHFSHQQHHLRLATYTDNKNYDENKMCQACIMPIYFGSFYSCMQCEFILHEVCANFPLIIYHPIHPHWLTLVVGYDGVMTEESKCSACPWLCTAGLFYKCHKELCSFKLDVQCATFSEPLVHQSHIHPLFLTSKPGEQRRCNVCKVSEHCSKTETFNCIECDFALCFKCATLPPKVRYTDDEHVLALSYGEKTSTKKHWCEECEGKIDQSVGFYLCDESCCVALHIECLLGVDLYMIPGSSWFHYGEKVDVLLNNRNTSRPICTNCKKRCPHKIVLQCSGFIFCSTFCIRESVDRVDKIP; translated from the coding sequence ATGGATGTGGATTCTCAGCCGGAACCGCTAAGGAAGCTCATATCATTCATTTCCCAAAATCTCGATTCGGAGCAGAAGACGGTCCATGATTCAGAGTTCATGACACTAGTTGGACAAACTCTGGCTCTCAAGCCGGAGCCCGAGCTCATATCACTCTACTACCGCCAAATACTCTCCCTCGACTTATTTAAGGATTCAGATTCGGATCCTGAGTCGGAGCTCGTATCACTCATTTTTCAACTAACGTTACTTAACCATTCTAATTCAGGTTACCGTTTGGGTGTCATATCACTCATAACTCAAATAATCTCTCTGGTCGAAACAATGGATTTGGATTCACAGCCAAAGGAGAAGTCTGAGCTCTTATCGCTCGCTACTCAAACAATCTCTGTCTTCAACTCTATGGATTCGGATTCTCAGCCGGAACCGTTGCCAGAGCTCTTATTACTCATTTCTCAAGCTTCATCTCCAACAAACTCTAGACATTTGAATTGGGCGTTCAGAACACTCGTTCGTGAAACAATGTGTCTCGACCCGGAGCCGGAGCTCGTATCACTCATCTATCAAATATTCTCCCTCGTCATATCTATGTATTCAAAGTCGAGGAAGTTTACTTTCTTGTGCCCTCAACAGCAAGTAAGAtttgaaaatggaaaatttcatgtggttgaagaagaagtcttGTGGAGCAGCGATGATAAGTGGTACTGCCTACCTTATAACTGGGAGAATTTCGGGTCAACTGGAGAAGACGCTACCCTTTTTTTCTGCCGAGGATGCAATGGCAAGAACCACCAAGATTATGATAAGGCTCCTGTTGTGATCAAACACACTCTTCATCCAAAACATTCTCTTCAGTTTGTCATGTCGCAACACGATGTTAGGACGAGGATATGTTATTGCTGTGATGAAGATCTCAACAAGCTATTTTATTATTGCTCGGTTTGCGATTTGGCTATTGATCTTGCTTGTGTGGAGAAACCACCAGTCTTATCTATAGACCATCCGAAGCGTCACGAGCATCCACTTACCCTGTTTCCAAAACACGCTTCCTTAACTTGCGACGTTTGTGGCTTGTCTGATTCAGGATGTCCTTTCTATATATGTTCCCCTTGTGGCTTTGTGGTTCATCAAAAGTGTGCCAACTTACCGCGTGTCATAAAGATATCACGCCATCCCCATCGTCTTTCTTTTTCCCCTTGGTTTGATCAAGGAGAATTAGCTTGTAATGTTTGTGAGAGAAAGATTGGAAAGGATTATGGGTGTTATTCTTGCATTAAAGAAGATTGTTTGTTTGCGGTTCATCCAAAATGTGCCATACAGAGCAATGTGTGGGATGGTGTCGAACTTGAGGGGGTGCCggaaggagaagatgatgatgatgaaggaaagCCATTTGTGAGGATAAGCGATGGAATCATACAACATTTCAGTCATCAACAGCATCATTTGAGATTGGCTACGTACACAGATAATAAAAATTACGACGAGAATAAGATGTGCCAAGCATGCATCATGCCAATCTATTTCGGCAGCTTCTACTCATGTATGCAATGTGAGTTCATTCTCCACGAAGTATGTGCAAATTTTCCTCTCATAATATATCACCCAATACATCCACATTGGCTCACTTTGGTAGTAGGATATGATGGTGTAATGACTGAAGAAAGTAAATGTTCAGCTTGTCCTTGGTTGTGTACAGCTGGTCTCTTCTATAAATGCCACAAAGAACTATGTAGTTTTAAGCTAGATGTGCAGTGTGCCACATTTTCCGAGCCATTAGTCCATCAAAGTCACATACATCCTTTATTCCTAACATCCAAACCAGGAGAGCAAAGAAGATGTAATGTTTGTAAAGTGTCAGAACATTGTTCCAAAACTGAAACATTCAACTGCATTGAGTGCGACTTTGCCTTATGTTTCAAATGTGCTACTTTACCTCCAAAGGTGAGGTATACGGATGATGAGCATGTGCTCGCTCTTTCTTATGGGGAGAAGACAAGTACCAAGAAACATTGGTGTGAAGAATGTGAGGGAAAAATAGATCAGAGCGTAGGATTTTATCTGTGCGATGAGAGTTGTTGTGTTGCCCTACACATTGAATGCTTGCTTGGGGTGGACTTATACATGATTCCGGGTTCATCATGGTTCCACTACGGTGAAAAGGTAGACGTTCTGCTTAACAATCGTAATACGTCTCGACCTATTTGCACTAATTGTAAGAAGCGTTGTCCACACAAAATAGTTTTGCAGTGTTCTGGATTTATATTTTGTTCCACATTTTGTATTCGTGAGTCAGTTGATAGAGTTGACAAAATACCTTGA
- the LOC104728552 gene encoding uncharacterized protein LOC104728552: MAMHIYVKSGVWRLFDNREWRFIIDEENRGRLLTLESSTTHEEMKIMVSEAYGIEPSMFDMELSFLPTDLSADCPPVVMMNNSQVTNFLSYYKKKKTINLCVTFKGGVEDVGSKFKLDLNKEPGVSSDEDGDGNKASVENAGYGVGTLFKGVSVRKGQYFKSKEVLQATMELYAMRYNCDYRVTKSDTKFWCIRCIEDICKWSLRAECLNGSTYFKINKFVGDHNCAPSKKKKFCRTPSAKTIGHLIMQNYEGVLEGPKPNDIINIIRTEYGCDLTYSQTWESREYAMNEVRGIPEKSYGKIPKYLYMIQEANPGTFTNYEVDCDSRFKYLFISFGQSIRGFYKGMRKVIVVDGTFLKNKYKGVMLVATVVDGNSNLYPIAFGIADSENDSSWEWFFEQLKVVIGDDKDLSFISDRHVSISKSLEKIYPLSTHGICIHHLIGNVITYHKGRGVVDLVSRASKAYRVVEFEKLFGEICNISPAIGEYLEDAQVKKWARYHFPGYIYDLNTNNAAESINSALRSPREYPVIPLLDTIREMLTHWFFERRELSAKQKDPLTVKVENKISRRIGKGKYFKSYPIGRNILQVKATGVDFVVDLERRTCSCGKFQMGKIPCRHTIKGDFDIRTDLYRYADDMYSTTSWREYYEETVNPIGIPENEWGVPDHVETAKVLPPETRRHPSRRRKRRHKRLKTR, translated from the exons ATGGCAATGCACATCTATGTTAAGAGTGGTGTGTGGAGATTGTTTGACAATCGTGAGTGGAGATTTattattgatgaagaaaatcGTGGAAGATTACTAACTTTGGAATCGAGTACAACACATGAAGAAATGAAGATTATGGTTTCAGAAGCCTATGGAATAGAGCCTAGTATGTTTGATATGGAGCTAAGTTTTTTACCCACAGATCTCTCTGCTGATTGTCCTCCTGTCGTTATGATGAACAATAGTCAGGTCACAAATTTTCTTTCAtactataaaaagaagaaaacaataaatttgtgTGTGACATTCAAAGGTGGTGTTGAGGATGTTGGGAGCAAATTCAAACTGGATTTGAATAAAGAACCAGGGGTTTCAAGtgatgaagatggtgatg GGAATAAAGCATCCGTCGAAAACGCTGGTTATGGTGTTGGAACGTTGTTCAAAGGTGTGAGCGTAAGGAAAGGTCAAtatttcaaaagcaaagaaGTGTTACAAGCAACAATGGAATTGTATGCGATGAGGTACAACTGTGACTACAGGGTTACAAAATCTGATACAAAATTCTGGTGTATACGCTGCATAGAGGATATTTGCAAATGGAGTCTTCGTGCTGAGTGTTTAAATGGGTCTACGTATTTCAagatcaacaagtttgtggggGACCATAATTGTGCtccttcaaagaagaagaaattttgtAGGACACCTTCAGCTAAAACAATTGGACATCTCATTATGCAGAATTATGAGGGTGTATTGGAAGGGCCTAAACCGAATGATATCATTAATATTATTCGTACAGAGTATGGTTGTGATTTAACTTACTCTCAAACATGGGAGTCGCGCGAGTATGCAATGAACGAAGTTAGAGGAATTCCTGAGAAGAGTTATGGTAAAATTCCAAAGTACTTGTACATGATACAAGAAGCGAATCCGGGTACGTTTACAAATTATGAAGTTGATTGCGACAGTAGATtcaaatatctatttatttcttttggtcagTCCATAAGAGGATTTTACAAGGGAATGAGGAAAGTAATTGTGGTTGATGGAACATTTCTGAAGAACAAATACAAAGGAGTTATGCTAGTTGCTACAGTTGTAGATGGTAACTCTAATTTGTATCCAATAGCATTTGGaattgctgattctgagaatgattcTTCATGGGAGTGGTTTTTTGAGCAGCTTAAGGTTGTTATTGGAGATGATAAAGATTTATCTTTCATATCAGATAGGCATGTGTCAATTAGCAAATCACTTGAAAAAATCTATCCATTGTCTACTCATGGTATTTGCATCCATCACTTGATTGGTAATGTTATTACATATCACAAGGGAAGGGGTGTGGTTGATTTGGTTTCAAGAGCGTCTAAAGCTTATAGAGTTGTTGAGtttgaaaaactttttggaGAAATTTGCAACATCAGTCCTGCGATTGGAGAGTACCTAGAGGATGCTCAGGTTAAAAAATGGGCTCGATACCATTTCCCTGGATACATATATGACTTGAACACAAACAATGCTGCAGAATCGATCAATTCAGCTTTGAGATCACCTAGAGAGTATCCAGTAATCCCTTTATTAGACACCATCAGAGAGATGTTAACACACTGGTTTTTTGAGCGAAGAGAATTAAGTGCCAAGCAGAAAGATCCTTTAACTGTTAAGGTGGAGAATaagatttcaagaagaatagGGAAAGGTAAATACTTTAAAAGTTATCCGATTGGAAGAAACATTTTACAGGTTAAAGCGACTGGGGTAGACTTTGTGGTTGACTTGGAGAGAAGGACATGTTCATGTGGGAAGTTCCAAATGGGCAAAATCCCTTGCAGACACACAATCAAAGGAGATTTTGATATACGTACTGATCTGTATCGATATGCTGATGATATGTATAGCACCACCAGTTGGAGAGAGTATTATGAGGAGACTGTTAATCCAATAGGTATTCCAGAGAACGAATGGGGCGTCCCTGACCACGTTGAGACTGCAAAAGTTTTACcacctgaaacaagaagacacCCTAGTAGACGAAGAAAACGAAGACATAAACGGTTGAAGACAAGATAA